In Antechinus flavipes isolate AdamAnt ecotype Samford, QLD, Australia chromosome 3, AdamAnt_v2, whole genome shotgun sequence, a genomic segment contains:
- the ZC3H4 gene encoding zinc finger CCCH domain-containing protein 4 isoform X7, producing the protein MEGGSPGSPPVAVAASDPPPPPSSSSPPPPSPTAQRELQRPGLSLLPDDREDGELEEGELEDDGAEETQDLSTGQERSRREKGEKHHSDSDDEKAHRRMKRKRKKEREKEKRRSKKKRKSKHKRHASSSDDFSDFSEDSDFSPSEKSHRKYRDYSPPYSSSHQQYPSSHNAPLSKKGYSKMESKSYGMYDDYENEQYEYEGEEEEGLAKEEYDDFTKELNQYRRAKEGSSRGRGARVRGRGYRGRGGRGGSRGRGMGRGNRGRGRGSMGDHPEEEEDFYEEEMEFGENEELMGDEEYDEYSKDMNQYRRPKDGRGRGLSRGRGRGSRGRGKGMGRGRGRGGSRGGMNKGGGMNDDEEFYDDDMGDGGGGGYRRNDHDKPHQQSDKKGKVICKYFVEGRCTWGEHCNFSHDIELPKKRELCKFYITGFCARAENCPYMHGDFPCKLFHTTGNCINGDDCMFSHDPLTEETRELLDKMLADDAEAGAEDEKEVEELKKQGINPLPKPPPGVGLLPTPPRPPVPPAPTSPNGRPMPGGPPPPPPPPPPGPPQMPMPMPAHEPLSPQQLQQQQDMYNKKIPSLFEIVVRPTGQLAEKLGVRHPAPPPPRFPGPGGPPGPMGPGPNMGPPGPMPGPMHPDMHPDMHPDMHPDMHPDMHPDMHPDMHPDMHPDMPMGPGMNPGPPMGPGGPPMMPYGPGDSPHSGMMPPVPPAQNFYENFYQQQEGMEMDPGLMGEAGDTGNWYSSDEDDGGSSVTSILKTLRQQTSSRPPAPGGELGGGGPLPAVGDPRLQKGPTTGGRPADPRLARDPRLSRHTDAPGPSGSGDSGPSDPRLARPAPTSKPDGLHPGPACTSGGKGSGPPEEEEGERALREKAVTIPLDAVPGAPLRDPRLQLQQFSHIKKDVTLNKPSFARTVLWNPEDLIPVPVPKQDSASSLPAALQSLPALDPRLHRPPAAGPSDPRQRGAAPSDPSAAPTASAANLPDFELLSRILKTVNASSPSAPSPSDKPSDPRVRKAPADPRLQKPGDAISSRAPKPSTPEVAAPAPASSGEASPPAIAPYDPRVLAAGGVGQGGGGGQSSVLSGISLYDPRTPNSGNKVAEPAPEGGAQPKGPDGNGKSSAAKAKEPLFIRKSALEQPEAGKAGSEPAATDRYNSYNRPRPKATPTPATAPSATPSQEGAPQPGLHNLPVPTLFGTVKQASKAGSGSPFAGNSPSRESEQDAGSLKDVFKGFDPTASPFCQ; encoded by the exons CGACATGCGTCTTCAAGCGACGATTTCTCCGATTTCAGCGAAGACTCTGATTTCAGCCCCAGTGAGAAAAGCCATCGAAAATACCGGGATTACAGTCCTCCCTATTCATCT TCTCACCAGCAGTATCCTTCATCCCACAATGCCCCGTTGTCGAAGAAGGGCTACTCGAAGATGGAAAGCAAGAGCTACGGCATGTACGACGACTACGAGAATGAGCAGTATGAGTacgaaggggaggaagaggaaggccTGGCGAAGGAAGAGTACGACGACTTTACCAAGGAGCTGAATCAGTACAGACGGGCCAAGGAGGGCAGCAGCCGGGGGCGAG GAGCCAGAGTCCGAGGAAGGGGCTACAGAGGCCGAGGAGGGCGTGGAGGATCCAGAGGGAGAGGAATGGGTCGAGGAAACCGGGGCAGGGGCCGAGGCTCCATGGGAGACCACCCTGAGGAGGAAGAAGACTTCtatgaagaagaaatggaa TTTGGAGAGAATGAGGAGCTGATGGGCGATGAGGAATATGACGAATACTCCAAAGACATGAACCAGTACCGCCGGCCGAAGGACGGCCGGGGGCGAG GTTTGAGTCGGGGCCGGGGCCGCGGCTCGAGAGGCAGAGGCAAAGGCATGGGGCGAGGACGCGGGCGAGGCGGGAGCCGGGGCGGCATGAACAAAGGCGGGGGGATGAACGACGACGAAGAGTTCTACGATGATGACATGGGG GATGGCGGCGGTGGTGGCTATCGGAGGAATGACCACGACAAGCCCCACCAGCAGTCGGACAAGAAGGGGAAGGTCATCTGCAAGTACTTTGTGGAAGGCCGCTGCACGTGG GGAGAACATTGCAATTTTAGCCACGATATCGAGCTGCCGAAGAAGCGCGAGCTGTGCAAGTTCTACATCACGGGCTTCTGCGCCAGAGCCGAGAACTGCCCGTACATGCATG GTGATTTTCCTTGTAAGCTCTTCCACACCACTGGGAACTGTATCAATGGCGACGACTGCATGTTCTCCCACGACCCCCTCACCGAGGAGACAAGGGAGCTTTTGGACAAG ATGTTGGCTGATGATGCGGAAGCAGGAGCGGAAGATGAGAAGGAAGTGGAAGAGCTGAAAAAGCAAGGCATCAACCCTCTGCCCAAGCCTCCTCCAGGAGTCGGCCTCTTGCCCACCCCCCCACGGCCCCCCGTGCCCCCGGCTCCCACGTCTCCCAATGGCAGGCCCATGCCTGGAggccccccgcccccacccccgcccccgcCTCCCGGGCCCCCCCAGATGCCCATGCCCATGCCAGCGCACGAGCCCCTCTCTCCCCAGCAGCTTCAGCAGCAACAGGACATGTACAACAAGAAGATCCCCTCGCTCTTTGAGATTGTGGTTCGGCCCACGGGACAGCTGGCCGAGAAGCTGGGGGTGAG aCATCCTGCTCCACCTCCCCCCAGATTCCCTGGGCCTGGGGGGCCCCCTGGGCCAATGGGGCCCGGGCCCAACATGGGACCTCCTGGGCCCATGCCAGGACCAATGCACCCGGACATGCACCCCGACATGCACCCGGACATGCACCCCGACATGCACCCGGACATGCACCCCGATATGCACCCGGACATGCACCCCGATATGCACCCGGACATGCCGATGGGCCCTGGGATGAATCCTGGCCCCCCCATGGGTCCCGGAGGCCCACCAATGATGCCCTATGGTCCTGGAGACTCCCCACATTCCGGAATGATGCCCCCTGTTCCGCCAGCCCAGAACTTCTATGAAAACTTTTACCAGCAGCAGGAGGGCATGGAGATGGACCCTGGACTAATGGGGGAGGCAG GTGACACCGGCAACTGGTACTCGAGTGACGAGGATGACGGGGGAAGCAGCGTCACCTCCATCCTCAAAACCCTGCGACAGCAGACCTCCAGTCGGCCCCCGGCGCCCGGTGGGGAGCTGGGCGGCGGGGGACCCCTGCCTGCCGTGGGCGATCCCCGCCTCCAGAAGGGCCCCACCACCGGGGGCAGACCCGCCGACCCGCGCCTCGCCAGGGACCCGAGGCTCTCTCGTCACACCGATGCTCCCGGCCCCTCGGGCTCTGGGGATTCGGGGCCCTCGGACCCTCGGCTAGCCCGCCCCGCTCCCACCTCCAAGCCCGACGGACTCCATCCGGGCCCGGCGTGTACCAGTGGGGGGAAGGGGTCTGGGCCGccggaagaagaagaaggggagagggctCTGAGGGAGAAAGCGGTGACCATTCCTCTGGACGCCGTGCCGGGGGCCCCCCTGCGGGATCCCAGGTTACAGCTGCAGCAGTTCAGCCACATCAAGAAggatgtgaccctgaacaagcccAGCTTTGCTCGCACTGTGCTTTGGAACCCCGAAGACCTCATCCCGGTCCCCGTCCCCAAACAAGACTCTGCAAGCTCTCTCCCCGCCGCCCTGCAGTCTCTGCCCGCCCTCGATCCCCGCCTCCACCGGCCCCCTGCCGCTGGGCCCTCAGATCCCCGGCAGCGGGGGGCGGCCCCCTCGGACCCCAGCGCTGCTCCCACTGCCTCTGCTGCCAACCTGCCCGACTTTGAGTTGCTCTCTCGAATCCTCAAGACCGTCAACGCGTCCAGCCCCTCAGCGCCCAGTCCGAGCGATAAGCCCAGCGACCCCCGGGTGCGGAAAGCCCCCGCCGACCCCCGGCTGCAAAAACCCGGGGACGCCATCTCGTCCCGTGCCCCCAAGCCCAGCACTCCCGAGGTCGCCGCGCCAGCCCCCGCCTCCTCCGGGGAGGCCTCGCCTCCAGCCATCGCCCCTTACGACCCGCGGGTCCTGGCGGCCGGGGGGGTCGGCcagggcggcggcggcgggcaGAGCAGCGTGCTCAGCGGCATCAGCCTCTATGACCCGAGGACTCCGAACTCTGGCAACAAAGTGGCCGAGCCAGCCCCCGAAGGGGGGGCTCAGCCCAAGGGTCCCGACGGCAACGGCAAAAGCTCAGCGGCCAAGGCCAAAGAGCCCCTGTTCATCCGCAAGTCGGCCTTGGAACAGCCGGAGGCGGGCAAGGCGGGCTCGGAGCCCGCGGCCACGGACAGGTACAACAGTTATAATCGGCCGCGCCCCAAGGCAACCCCGACCCCTGCCACCGCCCCCTCAGCCACACCCTCCCAGGAGGGGGCCCCCCAGCCTGGCCTCCACAACCTGCCTGTGCCCACCCTGTTTGGGACCGTGAAGCAGGCGTCCAAGGCTGGCTCTGGGAGCCCTTTCGCTGGCAACAGCCCCTCCCGAGAGAGCGAGCAGGATGCCGGGTCCCTCAAAGATGTTTTTAAAGGCTTTGACCCCACTGCATCCCCTTTCTGCCAGTAG
- the ZC3H4 gene encoding zinc finger CCCH domain-containing protein 4 isoform X2: MEGGSPGSPPVAVAASDPPPPPSSSSPPPPSPTAQRELQRPGLSLLPDDREDGELEEGELEDDGAEETQDLSTGQERSRREKGEKHHSDSDDEKAHRRMKRKRKKEREKEKRRSKKKRKSKHKRHASSSDDFSDFSEDSDFSPSEKSHRKYRDYSPPYSSSHQQYPSSHNAPLSKKGYSKMESKSYGMYDDYENEQYEYEGEEEEGLAKEEYDDFTKELNQYRRAKEGSSRGRGARVRGRGYRGRGGRGGSRGRGMGRGNRGRGRGSMGDHPEEEEDFYEEEMEFGENEELMGDEEYDEYSKDMNQYRRPKDGRGRGLSRGRGRGSRGRGKGMGRGRGRGGSRGGMNKGGGMNDDEEFYDDDMGDGGGGGYRRNDHDKPHQQSDKKGKVICKYFVEGRCTWGEHCNFSHDIELPKKRELCKFYITGFCARAENCPYMHGDFPCKLFHTTGNCINGDDCMFSHDPLTEETRELLDKMLADDAEAGAEDEKEVEELKKQGINPLPKPPPGVGLLPTPPRPPVPPAPTSPNGRPMPGGPPPPPPPPPPGPPQMPMPMPAHEPLSPQQLQQQQDMYNKKIPSLFEIVVRPTGQLAEKLGVRHPAPPPPRFPGPGGPPGPMGPGPNMGPPGPMPGPMHPDMHPDMHPDMHPDMHPDMHPDMHPDMHPDMHPDMPMGPGMNPGPPMGPGGPPMMPYGPGDSPHSGMMPPVPPAQNFYENFYQQQEGMEMDPGLMGEAEDYGHYEEMEGEAGEHVFPEQPLEPDGFLEAGPPGRQQPATSVPDFLPSAQRALYLRIQQKQQEEERARRLAESSKQERENEEGDTGNWYSSDEDDGGSSVTSILKTLRQQTSSRPPAPGGELGGGGPLPAVGDPRLQKGPTTGGRPADPRLARDPRLSRHTDAPGPSGSGDSGPSDPRLARPAPTSKPDGLHPGPACTSGGKGSGPPEEEEGERALREKAVTIPLDAVPGAPLRDPRLQLQQFSHIKKDVTLNKPSFARTVLWNPEDLIPVPVPKQDSASSLPAALQSLPALDPRLHRPPAAGPSDPRQRGAAPSDPSAAPTASAANLPDFELLSRILKTVNASSPSAPSPSDKPSDPRVRKAPADPRLQKPGDAISSRAPKPSTPEVAAPAPASSGEASPPAIAPYDPRVLAAGGVGQGGGGGQSSVLSGISLYDPRTPNSGNKVAEPAPEGGAQPKGPDGNGKSSAAKAKEPLFIRKSALEQPEAGKAGSEPAATDRYNSYNRPRPKATPTPATAPSATPSQEGAPQPGLHNLPVPTLFGTVKQASKAGSGSPFAGNSPSRESEQDAGSLKDVFKGFDPTASPFCQ, encoded by the exons CGACATGCGTCTTCAAGCGACGATTTCTCCGATTTCAGCGAAGACTCTGATTTCAGCCCCAGTGAGAAAAGCCATCGAAAATACCGGGATTACAGTCCTCCCTATTCATCT TCTCACCAGCAGTATCCTTCATCCCACAATGCCCCGTTGTCGAAGAAGGGCTACTCGAAGATGGAAAGCAAGAGCTACGGCATGTACGACGACTACGAGAATGAGCAGTATGAGTacgaaggggaggaagaggaaggccTGGCGAAGGAAGAGTACGACGACTTTACCAAGGAGCTGAATCAGTACAGACGGGCCAAGGAGGGCAGCAGCCGGGGGCGAG GAGCCAGAGTCCGAGGAAGGGGCTACAGAGGCCGAGGAGGGCGTGGAGGATCCAGAGGGAGAGGAATGGGTCGAGGAAACCGGGGCAGGGGCCGAGGCTCCATGGGAGACCACCCTGAGGAGGAAGAAGACTTCtatgaagaagaaatggaa TTTGGAGAGAATGAGGAGCTGATGGGCGATGAGGAATATGACGAATACTCCAAAGACATGAACCAGTACCGCCGGCCGAAGGACGGCCGGGGGCGAG GTTTGAGTCGGGGCCGGGGCCGCGGCTCGAGAGGCAGAGGCAAAGGCATGGGGCGAGGACGCGGGCGAGGCGGGAGCCGGGGCGGCATGAACAAAGGCGGGGGGATGAACGACGACGAAGAGTTCTACGATGATGACATGGGG GATGGCGGCGGTGGTGGCTATCGGAGGAATGACCACGACAAGCCCCACCAGCAGTCGGACAAGAAGGGGAAGGTCATCTGCAAGTACTTTGTGGAAGGCCGCTGCACGTGG GGAGAACATTGCAATTTTAGCCACGATATCGAGCTGCCGAAGAAGCGCGAGCTGTGCAAGTTCTACATCACGGGCTTCTGCGCCAGAGCCGAGAACTGCCCGTACATGCATG GTGATTTTCCTTGTAAGCTCTTCCACACCACTGGGAACTGTATCAATGGCGACGACTGCATGTTCTCCCACGACCCCCTCACCGAGGAGACAAGGGAGCTTTTGGACAAG ATGTTGGCTGATGATGCGGAAGCAGGAGCGGAAGATGAGAAGGAAGTGGAAGAGCTGAAAAAGCAAGGCATCAACCCTCTGCCCAAGCCTCCTCCAGGAGTCGGCCTCTTGCCCACCCCCCCACGGCCCCCCGTGCCCCCGGCTCCCACGTCTCCCAATGGCAGGCCCATGCCTGGAggccccccgcccccacccccgcccccgcCTCCCGGGCCCCCCCAGATGCCCATGCCCATGCCAGCGCACGAGCCCCTCTCTCCCCAGCAGCTTCAGCAGCAACAGGACATGTACAACAAGAAGATCCCCTCGCTCTTTGAGATTGTGGTTCGGCCCACGGGACAGCTGGCCGAGAAGCTGGGGGTGAG aCATCCTGCTCCACCTCCCCCCAGATTCCCTGGGCCTGGGGGGCCCCCTGGGCCAATGGGGCCCGGGCCCAACATGGGACCTCCTGGGCCCATGCCAGGACCAATGCACCCGGACATGCACCCCGACATGCACCCGGACATGCACCCCGACATGCACCCGGACATGCACCCCGATATGCACCCGGACATGCACCCCGATATGCACCCGGACATGCCGATGGGCCCTGGGATGAATCCTGGCCCCCCCATGGGTCCCGGAGGCCCACCAATGATGCCCTATGGTCCTGGAGACTCCCCACATTCCGGAATGATGCCCCCTGTTCCGCCAGCCCAGAACTTCTATGAAAACTTTTACCAGCAGCAGGAGGGCATGGAGATGGACCCTGGACTAATGGGGGAGGCAG AGGACTATGGACATTATGAGGAGATGGAAGGCGAGGCAGGAGAGCACGTTTTCCCAGAGCAGCCCCTGGAGCCTGATGGCTTCCTCGAAGCAGGGCCCCCTGGGAGACAGCAGCCCGCCACCAGTGTCCCTGACTTCCTCCCCTCTGCCCAGAGGGCCTTATACCTGCGCATCCAGCAGAAGCAGCAGGAAGAAGAAAGGGCAAGGAGGCTAGCTGAGAGCAGCAAGCAGGAGCGAGAGAATGAGGAAG GTGACACCGGCAACTGGTACTCGAGTGACGAGGATGACGGGGGAAGCAGCGTCACCTCCATCCTCAAAACCCTGCGACAGCAGACCTCCAGTCGGCCCCCGGCGCCCGGTGGGGAGCTGGGCGGCGGGGGACCCCTGCCTGCCGTGGGCGATCCCCGCCTCCAGAAGGGCCCCACCACCGGGGGCAGACCCGCCGACCCGCGCCTCGCCAGGGACCCGAGGCTCTCTCGTCACACCGATGCTCCCGGCCCCTCGGGCTCTGGGGATTCGGGGCCCTCGGACCCTCGGCTAGCCCGCCCCGCTCCCACCTCCAAGCCCGACGGACTCCATCCGGGCCCGGCGTGTACCAGTGGGGGGAAGGGGTCTGGGCCGccggaagaagaagaaggggagagggctCTGAGGGAGAAAGCGGTGACCATTCCTCTGGACGCCGTGCCGGGGGCCCCCCTGCGGGATCCCAGGTTACAGCTGCAGCAGTTCAGCCACATCAAGAAggatgtgaccctgaacaagcccAGCTTTGCTCGCACTGTGCTTTGGAACCCCGAAGACCTCATCCCGGTCCCCGTCCCCAAACAAGACTCTGCAAGCTCTCTCCCCGCCGCCCTGCAGTCTCTGCCCGCCCTCGATCCCCGCCTCCACCGGCCCCCTGCCGCTGGGCCCTCAGATCCCCGGCAGCGGGGGGCGGCCCCCTCGGACCCCAGCGCTGCTCCCACTGCCTCTGCTGCCAACCTGCCCGACTTTGAGTTGCTCTCTCGAATCCTCAAGACCGTCAACGCGTCCAGCCCCTCAGCGCCCAGTCCGAGCGATAAGCCCAGCGACCCCCGGGTGCGGAAAGCCCCCGCCGACCCCCGGCTGCAAAAACCCGGGGACGCCATCTCGTCCCGTGCCCCCAAGCCCAGCACTCCCGAGGTCGCCGCGCCAGCCCCCGCCTCCTCCGGGGAGGCCTCGCCTCCAGCCATCGCCCCTTACGACCCGCGGGTCCTGGCGGCCGGGGGGGTCGGCcagggcggcggcggcgggcaGAGCAGCGTGCTCAGCGGCATCAGCCTCTATGACCCGAGGACTCCGAACTCTGGCAACAAAGTGGCCGAGCCAGCCCCCGAAGGGGGGGCTCAGCCCAAGGGTCCCGACGGCAACGGCAAAAGCTCAGCGGCCAAGGCCAAAGAGCCCCTGTTCATCCGCAAGTCGGCCTTGGAACAGCCGGAGGCGGGCAAGGCGGGCTCGGAGCCCGCGGCCACGGACAGGTACAACAGTTATAATCGGCCGCGCCCCAAGGCAACCCCGACCCCTGCCACCGCCCCCTCAGCCACACCCTCCCAGGAGGGGGCCCCCCAGCCTGGCCTCCACAACCTGCCTGTGCCCACCCTGTTTGGGACCGTGAAGCAGGCGTCCAAGGCTGGCTCTGGGAGCCCTTTCGCTGGCAACAGCCCCTCCCGAGAGAGCGAGCAGGATGCCGGGTCCCTCAAAGATGTTTTTAAAGGCTTTGACCCCACTGCATCCCCTTTCTGCCAGTAG